Proteins from one Streptomyces genisteinicus genomic window:
- a CDS encoding chaplin, producing the protein MRQVTRKGLISVAAAGGVIALGGGYAQADSVAAGGASNSPGVLSGNSVQAPVHVPVNACGNTVDVVGLLNPAMGNSCANVSGSGGGSQAGGGSQGGGSHGGGSQAGGGSHGGGSQGGGSHSGGGAHAGGGTSNSPGVGSGNNVQAPIDVPVNACGNSITIGGLLNPSFGNDCANAPEVPRTPETPETPEQPQTPETPHTPRPSQEPNTPGAQTLTPPKGDEQLAETGMGALDILAPAGAGLLLAGAVLYRRSRAAA; encoded by the coding sequence ATGCGACAGGTCACACGGAAGGGCCTGATCTCCGTTGCGGCGGCGGGCGGGGTCATCGCGCTCGGCGGGGGGTACGCGCAGGCGGACTCGGTGGCCGCGGGCGGGGCGTCGAACTCACCGGGCGTACTCTCCGGCAACTCGGTCCAGGCTCCCGTCCACGTCCCCGTGAACGCCTGCGGCAACACCGTGGACGTCGTGGGGCTCCTCAACCCGGCCATGGGCAACTCGTGCGCCAATGTGTCCGGGTCCGGCGGAGGTTCACAGGCCGGCGGCGGCTCGCAGGGCGGCGGCAGCCACGGCGGTGGTTCGCAGGCCGGCGGCGGCAGCCACGGCGGTGGCTCCCAGGGGGGCGGCAGCCACAGCGGCGGCGGCGCGCACGCCGGGGGCGGCACCAGCAACTCACCCGGCGTCGGCTCCGGCAACAACGTGCAGGCGCCGATCGACGTGCCGGTCAACGCCTGCGGCAACAGCATCACCATCGGCGGGCTGCTCAACCCGTCGTTCGGCAACGACTGCGCCAACGCCCCCGAGGTCCCCCGGACCCCGGAGACCCCGGAGACCCCTGAGCAGCCGCAGACTCCCGAGACGCCGCACACCCCGCGTCCCTCGCAGGAGCCGAACACCCCCGGTGCGCAGACGCTCACGCCGCCCAAGGGCGACGAGCAGCTCGCGGAGACCGGTATGGGCGCGCTCGACATCCTCGCCCCGGCGGGCGCGGGCCTGCTGCTGGCCGGCGCGGTCCTCTACCGCCGCTCCCGCGCAGCCGCGTAG
- a CDS encoding chaplin: MIKKVVAAAAATGGLVLAGAGVAMADAGAQGAAVGSPGVLSGNVVQAPIHIPVNVCGNTVNVIGLLNPAFGNTCVNA, translated from the coding sequence ATGATCAAGAAGGTCGTCGCTGCTGCGGCTGCCACCGGTGGTCTGGTGCTCGCTGGCGCGGGTGTGGCCATGGCCGACGCCGGTGCCCAGGGTGCCGCTGTCGGTTCCCCCGGCGTGCTCTCGGGCAACGTCGTCCAGGCGCCGATCCACATCCCGGTGAACGTGTGCGGCAACACGGTCAACGTGATCGGCCTGCTGAACCCCGCCTTCGGCAACACCTGCGTCAACGCCTGA
- a CDS encoding pectate lyase, with protein sequence MRTKNKHVRRARGRTAAVFATAGSVIAVGIAAIATATSASAAPAPGSYTLKNAGSGLCLQVPGASTGTGVQLAQSSCTGTAGQTWTLAASGGGYTLTASHSGRCAGVRDASTSAGKPVEQQSCSGAASQVWKLTETGSGFQVVNGNGGKCLNVKDSSTASGALVQQNSCDSVKSKHWTFTPAGSTPPPTTPPPTTPPPTTPPPTNPGDRPAWPSANGQQAVGSTIAVSGTLDGGMKRYYGTGDLGDDGQSEDLPALFELADGATLQNVILGSPAADGVHCKGTCTLKNVWWEDVGEDAATFRGSSASLVRTIDGGGAKLASDKVFQHNGAGTLVVKNFQADDIGKLVRSCGNCSTQYGRHIQLQNIWLTAPADSLVGINTNYGDTARMSAVTVYDDAGRDIEICTKYKGTTSGEPSKIGSGPDSTNCLYRESDITYVD encoded by the coding sequence GTGCGCACCAAGAACAAGCATGTCAGAAGGGCGAGGGGCCGCACAGCGGCCGTTTTCGCCACAGCAGGTTCGGTCATCGCGGTGGGCATCGCCGCGATCGCCACCGCCACCTCGGCGTCGGCGGCCCCCGCACCGGGCTCGTACACGCTGAAGAACGCCGGCAGCGGACTCTGTCTCCAGGTGCCGGGCGCCTCCACCGGAACCGGAGTCCAGCTCGCGCAGTCGTCGTGCACCGGCACGGCAGGGCAGACCTGGACGCTCGCCGCGTCCGGCGGCGGCTACACGCTGACGGCCTCCCACAGCGGCAGGTGCGCCGGCGTCCGCGACGCCTCCACCAGCGCGGGCAAGCCCGTCGAGCAGCAGTCCTGCTCCGGCGCCGCGAGCCAGGTGTGGAAGCTGACCGAGACCGGCAGCGGCTTCCAGGTCGTCAACGGCAACGGGGGCAAGTGCCTCAACGTCAAGGACAGCTCGACGGCCTCGGGCGCCCTGGTCCAGCAGAACTCCTGCGACTCGGTGAAGAGCAAGCACTGGACCTTCACCCCCGCCGGCTCCACCCCGCCGCCCACCACTCCCCCGCCGACCACTCCTCCGCCCACCACTCCCCCGCCGACGAACCCGGGCGACCGGCCCGCGTGGCCGTCGGCCAACGGGCAGCAGGCCGTGGGCTCGACCATCGCCGTCTCCGGCACCCTCGACGGCGGCATGAAGCGCTACTACGGCACCGGTGACCTCGGTGACGACGGTCAGAGCGAGGACCTGCCCGCGCTGTTCGAACTGGCCGACGGGGCCACCCTGCAGAACGTGATCCTCGGCTCGCCCGCCGCGGACGGCGTCCACTGCAAGGGCACCTGCACGCTCAAGAACGTCTGGTGGGAGGACGTGGGCGAGGACGCGGCCACCTTCCGCGGCAGCTCCGCCTCGCTGGTGCGCACGATCGACGGCGGCGGCGCCAAGCTCGCCTCCGACAAGGTGTTCCAGCACAACGGCGCCGGCACCCTGGTCGTCAAGAACTTCCAGGCCGACGACATCGGCAAGCTGGTCCGCTCCTGCGGCAACTGCTCGACCCAGTACGGCCGCCACATCCAGCTCCAGAACATCTGGCTGACGGCCCCGGCCGACTCGCTCGTCGGCATCAACACCAACTACGGCGACACCGCGCGGATGAGCGCGGTCACCGTCTACGACGACGCCGGCCGGGACATCGAGATCTGCACCAAGTACAAGGGCACCACCAGCGGTGAGCCCAGCAAGATCGGGAGCGGCCCCGACAGCACCAACTGCCTCTACCGCGAGTCGGACATCACCTACGTCGACTGA
- a CDS encoding DUF5703 family protein, translated as MPEYEFVDVYVPRGVSRREATRLLTDHAEYGHWELDRLTLHRDGSRRVRLRRRIIRQVRATW; from the coding sequence ATGCCGGAATACGAATTCGTCGACGTGTACGTGCCACGCGGGGTCTCCCGCAGGGAGGCGACACGACTGCTGACCGACCACGCCGAGTACGGACACTGGGAGTTGGACCGACTGACGCTGCACCGGGACGGAAGCCGCCGGGTGCGCCTGCGCCGGCGGATCATCCGCCAGGTACGCGCCACCTGGTGA
- a CDS encoding ATP-dependent DNA helicase produces MTARTPGPQPGPSPEPPSEDAQAAAAAAEGGGGGSAPGGAPEADAEGGAAAPGGGAETGALAGDAGGRDGTDGGGEGDGDTAATGPDADGAGAEAGAGGPGEPGAARAGQTGDDTADAERADDAAGGEGADGGAADGTERAGGEGDAQAPAVSEAEAELAAQRELRARIEQRRAERGGPVASGAGLSGKAADLLAAVRAVEGGAKAAAYYDEAPAVPRRPDPAPAPAPVRTAAAPAPVREAAPETLDAVRAVLGRGGAPQTLAGPVVEALGEGAGDRLAEDPWQLLLVSGVRPEQADGFARAVLGPECRPDDERRAAALVGWVLEQAALRGHTAQHASEVRAALAARQVPDPDTAVQQAVEAGVALVFQEGLDDAAEGAEPGADAEPGEGAGEESGPVTVLLGLDRYAMAEESLADGLARLIRTCAAVEWEGAELVRAAGGHGVVVHTGGEAARAEPVALAAGARERGLRALVAVHGGDAVRRLGPEAGAVTVAALLDGSAGVARDEDGAFALDLLVVLDAPQLDVETAAVLVESMPDGGRLVLGGDPGVLPSAGAGQVLGDLIAARVCPRVASRTPDPGPLGELVSGIGVGELNQVDAPGREIVIVPVRDAGEAVHRTVQLVADSVPRAIGVPAGQTQVITVGHGGSAGTRALNTALKQRLNPGPGRFGGFDPGDRVAWAQGPGRTVAGTVVSADADGLHLDCDGTRALVPRARVESAVRHGWAMTAHQAAGTRWPAVVVVLPGDAAEGLSRPWVYTAFGRGERHVSVVHGVDQALARAVASVPGEPRTTRLRGLLEGLPATSE; encoded by the coding sequence GTGACCGCGCGCACCCCGGGCCCGCAGCCCGGCCCCTCCCCCGAACCGCCCTCCGAGGACGCACAGGCGGCCGCCGCGGCCGCCGAAGGCGGCGGGGGCGGTTCGGCCCCGGGCGGGGCTCCGGAGGCGGACGCGGAAGGCGGGGCGGCAGCGCCCGGGGGCGGCGCGGAGACCGGGGCGCTCGCGGGCGACGCGGGCGGCCGGGACGGGACCGACGGCGGCGGCGAGGGCGACGGCGACACGGCGGCCACCGGACCGGATGCGGACGGTGCCGGCGCGGAGGCCGGTGCCGGCGGGCCGGGCGAGCCCGGAGCCGCTCGGGCAGGGCAGACCGGCGACGACACGGCGGACGCCGAGCGCGCGGACGACGCGGCGGGTGGGGAAGGGGCCGACGGGGGAGCGGCCGACGGGACCGAGCGGGCCGGTGGCGAGGGGGACGCGCAGGCGCCCGCGGTCAGCGAGGCGGAGGCCGAGCTCGCGGCGCAGCGGGAGCTGCGGGCCCGGATCGAGCAGCGCAGGGCCGAGCGGGGCGGGCCCGTCGCGAGCGGGGCGGGCCTCAGCGGGAAGGCCGCGGACCTGCTGGCGGCCGTGCGGGCCGTCGAGGGCGGCGCGAAGGCGGCCGCGTACTACGACGAGGCACCGGCCGTGCCCCGCCGGCCGGACCCGGCCCCCGCGCCCGCCCCGGTGCGGACCGCGGCGGCCCCCGCTCCCGTCCGGGAAGCGGCGCCGGAGACGCTGGACGCGGTACGGGCGGTGCTCGGGCGGGGCGGCGCCCCGCAGACGCTGGCGGGACCCGTCGTCGAGGCGCTCGGGGAGGGGGCCGGGGACCGGCTCGCCGAGGACCCGTGGCAGCTCCTCCTGGTGTCCGGGGTGCGGCCCGAGCAGGCGGACGGGTTCGCGCGGGCGGTGCTCGGGCCGGAGTGCCGGCCCGACGACGAGCGGCGGGCGGCGGCACTGGTGGGCTGGGTGCTGGAGCAGGCCGCGCTCAGGGGCCACACCGCGCAGCACGCCTCCGAGGTGCGCGCGGCGCTGGCCGCACGGCAGGTGCCCGACCCGGACACGGCGGTGCAGCAGGCCGTCGAGGCGGGTGTCGCCCTCGTCTTCCAGGAGGGCCTGGACGATGCCGCGGAAGGCGCGGAACCCGGGGCGGACGCGGAGCCCGGGGAGGGCGCCGGGGAGGAGTCCGGCCCGGTGACGGTGCTGCTGGGGCTCGACCGGTACGCGATGGCCGAGGAGAGCCTCGCGGACGGTCTGGCGCGGCTGATCCGGACCTGCGCGGCCGTCGAGTGGGAGGGCGCCGAGCTGGTGCGGGCGGCCGGCGGCCACGGCGTCGTGGTGCACACCGGCGGCGAGGCGGCACGGGCCGAGCCGGTGGCCCTGGCGGCCGGCGCCCGGGAGCGCGGTCTGCGCGCCCTCGTGGCCGTGCACGGCGGGGACGCGGTGCGCAGGCTCGGTCCGGAGGCGGGCGCCGTCACGGTCGCGGCGCTGCTGGACGGCTCGGCGGGCGTGGCCCGGGACGAGGACGGGGCCTTCGCCCTGGACCTGCTCGTGGTGCTGGACGCGCCGCAGCTCGACGTGGAGACGGCGGCCGTGCTGGTGGAGTCGATGCCGGACGGCGGACGGCTGGTGCTGGGCGGCGATCCGGGAGTGCTGCCGTCCGCGGGTGCCGGACAGGTCCTCGGGGACCTGATCGCGGCCCGGGTGTGCCCGCGGGTCGCCTCCCGGACGCCGGACCCGGGTCCGCTGGGCGAGCTGGTGTCCGGGATCGGCGTCGGGGAACTGAACCAGGTCGACGCGCCCGGCAGGGAGATCGTGATCGTGCCGGTGCGGGACGCCGGGGAGGCGGTGCACCGCACGGTCCAGCTCGTCGCGGACTCGGTGCCCCGGGCCATCGGCGTACCGGCCGGGCAGACGCAGGTGATCACCGTGGGCCACGGCGGCTCCGCGGGCACCCGGGCGCTCAACACGGCGCTGAAGCAACGGCTCAACCCCGGTCCCGGCCGCTTCGGCGGCTTCGATCCGGGCGACCGGGTCGCCTGGGCGCAGGGGCCGGGCCGGACGGTGGCGGGCACCGTGGTGTCGGCGGACGCCGACGGCCTGCACCTGGACTGCGACGGGACGCGGGCGCTGGTCCCCCGGGCGCGGGTGGAGTCGGCGGTCCGGCACGGCTGGGCGATGACGGCCCATCAGGCCGCCGGGACGCGCTGGCCCGCCGTGGTCGTGGTGCTGCCGGGCGACGCGGCGGAGGGGTTGAGCAGGCCCTGGGTGTACACGGCGTTCGGCCGGGGCGAGCGGCACGTCTCGGTGGTCCACGGGGTGGACCAGGCCCTCGCCCGTGCCGTGGCCTCGGTGCCGGGCGAGCCGCGCACCACCAGGCTGCGCGGACTGCTGGAAGGGCTGCCGGCCACCTCGGAGTGA
- a CDS encoding pseudouridine synthase — protein sequence MRRRHTAPAPLPQRDGIDPVRVRLPEDPSGEWPTLRDHLVARYGRAIGTERVDAMLIEGRFVDQDGPVGGAEPYTAGRTLWFHRDLPPEVPVPFGIGIVFRDERLLVADKPHFLATMPRGSHVTDTALARLRRDLGLPRLQPAHRLDRLTAGLVLFVVRPADRGAYQTMFRDRAVRKEYEALAVHDPAVALPRTVRSRIVKERGVLAAYEEPGEPNAESRVELTGVREGVGRYRLLPRTGRTHQLRVHMNALGLPILGDPLYPVVRDEGPEDFGRPLQLLARSLEFTDPVTGEERRFTSRRELGPV from the coding sequence GTGAGACGACGACACACCGCCCCGGCGCCGCTGCCCCAGCGGGACGGCATCGACCCGGTGCGGGTCCGGCTCCCCGAGGACCCGTCGGGCGAGTGGCCGACCCTGCGCGACCACCTGGTGGCGCGCTACGGCCGCGCGATCGGGACGGAACGGGTGGACGCGATGCTCATCGAGGGGCGCTTCGTCGACCAGGACGGGCCCGTCGGCGGCGCCGAGCCGTACACCGCGGGACGGACTCTCTGGTTCCACCGGGATCTGCCGCCGGAGGTCCCGGTGCCGTTCGGCATCGGGATCGTGTTCCGCGACGAGCGGCTGCTGGTCGCGGACAAGCCGCACTTCCTGGCCACCATGCCGCGCGGCAGCCATGTCACCGACACCGCGCTGGCACGGCTGCGGCGGGACCTGGGTCTGCCCCGGCTCCAGCCGGCGCACCGGCTGGACCGGCTCACGGCGGGGCTGGTGCTCTTCGTGGTGCGGCCCGCGGACCGGGGGGCGTACCAGACGATGTTCCGCGACCGCGCGGTGCGCAAGGAGTACGAGGCGCTCGCCGTCCACGACCCCGCGGTGGCGCTGCCGCGCACCGTGCGCAGCCGGATCGTCAAGGAGCGGGGTGTGCTCGCCGCGTACGAGGAGCCGGGCGAGCCGAACGCGGAGAGCCGGGTGGAGCTGACCGGGGTGCGGGAGGGGGTCGGCCGGTACCGGCTGCTGCCGCGTACCGGGCGGACCCATCAGCTGCGGGTGCACATGAACGCGCTGGGGCTGCCGATCCTGGGCGACCCGCTGTACCCCGTGGTGCGGGACGAGGGGCCGGAGGACTTCGGGCGTCCGCTGCAACTGCTGGCGCGGAGTCTGGAGTTCACCGACCCCGTCACCGGGGAGGAGCGCCGGTTCACCAGCCGGCGCGAGCTGGGCCCGGTCTGA
- a CDS encoding M20/M25/M40 family metallo-hydrolase: MSESNAARTVSGEDEVVDLCSELIRIDTSNYGDHSGPGERAAAEYVAAKLAEVGLEPRIIESHKGRASTVARIEGEDPSRPALLIHGHTDVVPANAEDWTHHPFSGEIADGCVWGRGAVDMKDMDAMTLAVVRDRLRSGRKPPRDIVLAFLADEEAGGTYGARYLVDKHPDLFEGVTEAIGEVGGFSFTVNENLRLYLVETAQKGMHWMRLTVEGTAGHGSMTNNDNAITELCEAVGRLGRHTWPVRVTKTVRSFLDELSDALGTPLDPEDMDATLAKLGGIAKMVGATLRNSAAPTMLGAGYKVNVIPGQATAHVDGRFLPGYEQEFLADLDRLLGPRVKREDVHGDKALETSFDGALVDAMQSALKAEDPIARAVPYMLSGGTDAKSFDDLGIRCFGFAPLKLPPELDFAGMFHGVDERVPVDGLTFGVRVLDRFIDQC; this comes from the coding sequence GTGAGCGAGTCCAATGCGGCCCGGACCGTCTCGGGGGAGGACGAGGTCGTCGACCTCTGCAGCGAGCTGATCCGGATCGACACCAGCAACTACGGCGACCACTCCGGCCCCGGCGAGCGCGCCGCCGCCGAGTACGTGGCCGCGAAACTCGCCGAGGTGGGCCTCGAACCCCGGATCATCGAGTCCCACAAGGGACGGGCCTCCACCGTGGCGCGGATCGAGGGGGAGGACCCCTCCCGGCCCGCGCTCCTCATCCACGGGCACACGGACGTCGTCCCGGCCAACGCCGAGGACTGGACCCACCACCCGTTCTCCGGCGAGATCGCCGACGGCTGCGTGTGGGGCCGCGGCGCCGTCGACATGAAGGACATGGACGCGATGACCCTCGCGGTCGTCCGCGACCGGCTGCGCAGCGGCCGCAAGCCCCCGCGCGACATCGTCCTCGCCTTCCTCGCGGACGAGGAGGCGGGCGGCACCTACGGCGCCCGGTACCTGGTCGACAAGCACCCCGACCTGTTCGAGGGCGTGACCGAGGCGATCGGCGAGGTCGGCGGGTTCTCCTTCACCGTCAACGAGAACCTGCGCCTGTACCTCGTCGAGACCGCCCAGAAGGGCATGCACTGGATGCGGCTGACGGTCGAGGGCACCGCCGGCCACGGTTCGATGACCAACAACGACAACGCGATCACCGAGCTCTGCGAGGCCGTCGGCCGGCTCGGCCGCCACACCTGGCCGGTCCGGGTCACCAAGACGGTCCGCTCGTTCCTCGACGAGCTCTCCGACGCGCTCGGGACCCCCCTCGACCCCGAGGACATGGACGCCACCCTCGCCAAGCTCGGCGGCATCGCCAAGATGGTCGGCGCGACCCTGCGCAACTCCGCCGCCCCCACCATGCTCGGCGCGGGATACAAGGTGAACGTCATCCCCGGCCAGGCGACCGCCCACGTCGACGGGCGCTTCCTCCCCGGCTACGAGCAGGAGTTCCTGGCCGATCTCGACCGGCTCCTCGGCCCCCGGGTGAAGCGCGAGGACGTCCACGGCGACAAGGCGCTGGAGACCAGCTTCGACGGCGCGCTCGTCGACGCCATGCAGAGCGCGCTCAAGGCCGAGGACCCCATCGCCCGCGCCGTCCCGTACATGCTCTCCGGCGGCACCGACGCCAAGTCCTTCGACGACCTCGGCATCCGCTGCTTCGGCTTCGCACCGCTCAAGCTCCCCCCGGAGCTGGACTTCGCCGGCATGTTCCACGGCGTGGACGAGCGGGTTCCGGTCGACGGGCTGACCTTCGGAGTGCGGGTCCTCGACCGGTTCATCGACCAGTGCTGA
- a CDS encoding S-(hydroxymethyl)mycothiol dehydrogenase codes for MPQQVNGVIAPGRNEPVRVETITIPDPGPGEAVVAVQACGVCHTDLHYKQGGINDEFPFLLGHEAAGVVESVGEGVTEVAPGDFVILNWRAVCGRCRACRRGRPWYCFDTHNAKQKMTLADGTELSPALGIGAFAEKTLVAAGQCTKVDPAVSPAVAGLLGCGVMAGIGAAVNTGEVGRGDTVAVIGCGGVGDAAVVGARLAGAAKIIAVDIDDRKLETARAMGATHTVNSRSTDAVEAVRELTDGFGADVVIEAVGRPETYAQAFYARDLAGTVVLVGVPTPDMKLELPLLDVFGRGGSLKSSWYGDCLPSRDFPMLIDLHQQGRIDLGAFVTETIGLGDVEKAFARMHEGDVLRSVVVL; via the coding sequence ATGCCGCAGCAGGTGAACGGTGTGATCGCACCCGGAAGGAACGAGCCGGTACGGGTGGAGACCATCACCATCCCCGACCCCGGACCGGGGGAGGCGGTGGTGGCCGTCCAGGCGTGCGGCGTATGCCACACCGACCTGCACTACAAGCAGGGCGGGATCAACGACGAGTTCCCCTTCCTCCTCGGCCACGAGGCGGCCGGCGTCGTGGAGTCCGTCGGCGAGGGCGTCACCGAGGTCGCCCCCGGCGACTTCGTGATTCTCAACTGGCGTGCCGTCTGCGGCCGCTGCCGCGCCTGCCGCCGCGGACGTCCCTGGTACTGCTTCGACACCCACAACGCCAAGCAGAAGATGACCCTCGCCGACGGCACCGAGCTGTCGCCCGCCCTCGGCATCGGCGCCTTCGCCGAGAAGACCCTCGTCGCCGCCGGCCAGTGCACCAAGGTCGATCCGGCCGTCTCCCCGGCCGTCGCCGGCCTGCTCGGCTGCGGCGTCATGGCCGGCATCGGGGCCGCCGTCAACACCGGCGAGGTCGGCCGCGGCGACACCGTCGCCGTCATCGGCTGCGGCGGCGTCGGCGACGCGGCCGTCGTGGGCGCCCGCCTCGCCGGCGCCGCGAAGATCATCGCCGTCGACATCGACGACCGCAAGCTGGAGACCGCCCGTGCCATGGGCGCCACCCACACCGTCAACTCCCGCTCCACCGACGCCGTCGAGGCCGTGCGCGAGCTCACCGACGGCTTCGGCGCCGACGTCGTCATCGAGGCCGTCGGCCGCCCCGAGACGTACGCCCAGGCCTTCTACGCCCGCGACCTCGCCGGCACCGTGGTCCTCGTGGGCGTGCCCACCCCCGACATGAAGCTGGAACTGCCCCTGCTGGACGTCTTCGGCCGCGGCGGCTCCCTGAAGTCCTCCTGGTACGGCGACTGCCTGCCCTCCCGGGACTTCCCGATGCTGATCGACCTGCACCAGCAGGGCCGCATCGACCTCGGTGCCTTCGTCACCGAGACCATCGGCCTCGGCGACGTCGAGAAGGCGTTCGCGCGCATGCACGAGGGCGACGTGCTGCGTTCGGTGGTGGTCCTGTGA
- a CDS encoding MBL fold metallo-hydrolase: MTARVDHLVTSGTFSLDGGTWDVDNNVWIVGDDTEAIVVDAAHDADAILAALGGRTLRAIVCTHAHNDHIDAAPALAAATGAPVLLHPDDLPLWKQTHPDRAPDGELADGQTITVAGTSLTVLHTPGHAPGAVCLHAPELSTVFTGDTLFQGGPGATGRSFSHFPTIIDSIRDRLLGLPPETVVRTGHGDSTTVGAEAPHLQEWVDRGH, encoded by the coding sequence GTGACCGCCCGCGTCGACCACCTGGTCACCTCCGGCACCTTCTCCCTCGACGGCGGCACCTGGGACGTCGACAACAACGTCTGGATCGTCGGCGACGACACCGAGGCGATCGTCGTCGACGCCGCCCACGACGCCGACGCGATCCTCGCCGCCCTCGGCGGCCGCACCCTGCGTGCGATCGTCTGCACCCACGCGCACAACGACCACATCGACGCCGCCCCGGCCCTCGCCGCGGCGACCGGCGCCCCCGTCCTGCTCCACCCGGACGACCTGCCGCTGTGGAAGCAGACCCACCCCGACCGGGCACCCGACGGCGAACTGGCCGACGGGCAGACGATCACCGTCGCCGGCACCTCGCTGACCGTCCTGCACACCCCCGGCCACGCCCCCGGAGCCGTCTGCCTCCACGCCCCGGAGCTCAGCACCGTCTTCACCGGCGACACCCTCTTCCAGGGCGGGCCCGGCGCGACCGGACGCTCCTTCTCCCACTTCCCGACGATCATCGACTCGATCCGCGACCGGCTCCTCGGCCTGCCGCCCGAGACCGTCGTGCGCACCGGCCACGGGGACTCCACCACCGTCGGCGCGGAGGCACCGCACCTCCAGGAGTGGGTCGACCGCGGTCACTGA
- a CDS encoding aldo/keto reductase, with amino-acid sequence MEQRHLGRTGLRVSRIGLGTLTWGRDTDEHDAAEQLKAFWEAGGTLVDTADVYAGGEAEYVLGRLMERLVHRRELVIATKAGSVRDPDRRFDGSRGHLLAALDASLARLGTDHVDLWQVHAFDPDTPLEETLQALDIAVTSGRARYAGVSNFCGWQLAKAATWQLAAAGTRTRLASTQMEYSLLQRGVEREVLPAALDLGVGLLPSSPLGRGVLTGKYRSGVPTGSRGASDHMAPFVEPYLDEDASRIVDAVATAADGLASTPLEVALAWVRDRPGVVAPIVGARNAQQLMAALSVEALSLPDEIRRALDDVSAPVHRYPDQDWSTL; translated from the coding sequence ATGGAGCAGAGGCATCTCGGCCGTACCGGCCTGCGCGTGTCCCGGATCGGGCTCGGCACCCTCACCTGGGGCCGGGACACCGACGAGCACGACGCGGCCGAGCAGTTGAAGGCGTTCTGGGAGGCGGGCGGGACACTCGTCGACACCGCCGACGTCTACGCCGGCGGCGAGGCCGAGTACGTGCTGGGCCGGCTGATGGAGCGCCTGGTGCACCGCCGGGAACTCGTGATCGCGACCAAGGCCGGCAGCGTGCGCGATCCCGACCGGCGGTTCGACGGCTCGCGCGGGCACCTGCTCGCGGCCCTGGACGCCTCGCTGGCACGGCTCGGGACGGACCACGTCGACCTGTGGCAGGTCCACGCCTTCGACCCGGACACGCCGCTGGAGGAGACGCTCCAGGCGCTCGACATCGCGGTCACCAGCGGGCGGGCGCGGTACGCGGGCGTGTCGAACTTCTGCGGCTGGCAGCTGGCCAAGGCCGCCACCTGGCAGCTCGCGGCCGCGGGCACGCGGACCAGGCTGGCGAGCACGCAGATGGAGTACTCCCTGCTCCAGCGGGGCGTCGAGCGCGAGGTGCTGCCCGCGGCGCTGGACCTCGGGGTGGGGCTGCTGCCGTCCTCCCCGCTGGGGAGGGGTGTGCTGACGGGCAAGTACCGCTCCGGCGTTCCGACGGGGTCACGCGGGGCCTCGGACCACATGGCGCCGTTCGTCGAGCCGTACCTGGACGAGGACGCGAGCCGGATCGTGGACGCCGTGGCGACGGCTGCGGACGGTCTGGCGTCCACACCGCTGGAGGTGGCGCTCGCATGGGTGCGGGACCGGCCCGGCGTGGTGGCCCCGATCGTCGGCGCGCGCAACGCGCAGCAGCTCATGGCCGCGTTGTCGGTGGAGGCGCTTAGTCTTCCTGACGAGATCCGCCGGGCGCTGGACGATGTCTCGGCGCCCGTGCACCGCTATCCCGACCAGGACTGGAGCACGCTGTGA